One window of the Anaeromyxobacter dehalogenans 2CP-C genome contains the following:
- a CDS encoding 3'-5' exonuclease: protein MLGNDRVFWPSPSWDSVVYWALDLETGGLDPRRDAILAVGMVPVRQGSVRLGESFSTLIRPEAAAAAIDPGSIRAHQLVPHDVATAPSLDSVLADVDLRAREGALLVHQASLDVAFLKRAYRRCGRRWPEPPVVDTVALLIKAAKRQRFVNPDAPSMEPDLNLLAARRQRGLPDYGQHDALTDAVATAELFLVLRRQVAARTLRDLR from the coding sequence ATGCTAGGAAACGACCGCGTGTTCTGGCCCTCCCCTTCGTGGGACAGCGTCGTCTACTGGGCCCTCGACCTGGAAACCGGCGGTCTGGACCCCCGCCGGGACGCGATCCTGGCCGTGGGCATGGTCCCCGTGCGCCAGGGCAGCGTCCGTCTGGGGGAGTCGTTCTCGACCCTGATCCGGCCGGAGGCGGCGGCCGCCGCCATCGACCCGGGCTCGATCCGCGCGCACCAGCTCGTCCCGCACGACGTGGCCACGGCCCCGTCGCTCGACTCGGTGCTGGCGGACGTGGACCTGCGGGCGCGGGAGGGTGCGCTGCTCGTGCACCAGGCGTCGCTCGACGTGGCGTTCCTGAAGCGCGCCTACCGCCGGTGCGGCCGCCGCTGGCCGGAGCCGCCGGTGGTGGACACGGTGGCGCTGCTCATCAAGGCCGCGAAGCGGCAGCGGTTCGTGAACCCGGACGCGCCGTCGATGGAGCCGGACCTGAACCTGCTCGCGGCGCGGCGGCAGCGCGGGCTGCCCGACTACGGCCAGCACGACGCGCTGACCGACGCGGTCGCCACCGCGGAGCTGTTCCTGGTGCTCCGGCGCCAGGTCGCCGCGCGGACCCTGCGCGACCTGCGCTGA
- a CDS encoding EAL domain-containing protein, with product MSAVAWQYGPEGVEAELHGLVPPEVDPTPAAPIPFDLHTVETRPRLPRPLDLDEIRRVLDDGRFWTEYQAIVHCRTGRTVAFEALARFRHRSGRPIPPDRVFPLLRDEPALLLRAELTLKLHQVEHAPRAPVFVNLDPDSWTRAGDRHQNPFLALFGSAQNKVVVEVTEALARTEALAARDMLASLRSRHVTVALDDVGAVDGLLSFEAMTEAEVLKFDRSLIPRFQNPRYRALVQALTRMAREVGAHTVLEGVETTAEFVLARDLGFDLVQGFLFKDRARVAGR from the coding sequence ATGAGCGCCGTCGCCTGGCAGTACGGTCCCGAGGGCGTCGAGGCAGAGCTCCACGGTCTCGTCCCGCCGGAGGTGGACCCCACCCCCGCCGCGCCCATCCCGTTCGACCTGCACACCGTCGAGACGCGCCCGCGCCTGCCGCGGCCGCTCGACCTGGACGAGATCCGCCGCGTGCTCGACGACGGGCGCTTCTGGACCGAGTACCAGGCCATCGTGCACTGCCGCACCGGCCGCACCGTCGCCTTCGAGGCGCTGGCCCGCTTCCGCCACCGCAGCGGCCGGCCCATCCCGCCCGACCGCGTGTTCCCGCTGCTGCGCGACGAGCCGGCGCTGCTGCTCCGCGCCGAGCTGACGCTGAAGCTGCACCAGGTCGAGCACGCGCCCCGGGCGCCGGTGTTCGTGAACCTCGACCCCGACTCGTGGACCCGCGCCGGCGATCGCCACCAGAACCCGTTCCTGGCGCTGTTCGGCTCGGCGCAGAACAAGGTGGTGGTGGAGGTGACGGAGGCGCTGGCCCGCACCGAGGCGCTCGCGGCGCGCGACATGCTCGCGTCGCTCCGCTCGCGCCACGTCACCGTGGCGCTCGACGACGTCGGCGCGGTGGACGGCCTGCTCTCCTTCGAGGCCATGACCGAGGCGGAGGTGCTGAAGTTCGACCGCTCGCTCATCCCGCGCTTCCAGAACCCGCGCTACCGCGCGCTGGTGCAGGCGCTCACGCGCATGGCGCGCGAGGTCGGCGCGCACACCGTGCTCGAGGGCGTCGAGACCACCGCCGAGTTCGTGCTGGCGCGCGACCTCGGGTTCGACCTCGTGCAGGGCTTCCTGTTCAAGGACCGCGCGCGGGTGGCGGGGCGGTAG
- a CDS encoding diacylglycerol kinase: MPATMRAREPVPAPPPPPARGRHGLAASFGFAWTGLAETAIRDRNLRIHLALGVLAAAFAAAAPISPGERALLLALVALVPAAEAANSALEAAVDLASPGRSEGARIAKDAAAGAVLALAAGSVLAFLAILPPAWPAIWARATALAPAAAGALGAAAAAGLLPGPLPGGRGLRAMLAAGGLAGLVPLARAAEGQAGTAAAALLLALAADAARRRGDR; this comes from the coding sequence ATGCCCGCCACCATGCGCGCCCGCGAGCCCGTCCCCGCGCCCCCGCCGCCGCCCGCGCGCGGCCGCCACGGGCTGGCCGCCAGCTTCGGCTTCGCCTGGACCGGGCTCGCCGAGACCGCCATCCGCGATCGCAACCTCCGCATCCACCTCGCGCTCGGCGTGCTCGCCGCCGCGTTCGCGGCCGCGGCGCCCATCTCGCCCGGCGAGCGGGCGCTGCTGCTCGCGCTGGTGGCGCTCGTGCCCGCGGCGGAGGCGGCCAACTCGGCGCTCGAGGCGGCGGTGGACCTCGCCTCGCCCGGGCGCAGCGAGGGCGCGCGCATCGCGAAGGACGCCGCCGCCGGCGCGGTGCTGGCGCTCGCGGCGGGGAGCGTGCTCGCGTTCCTCGCCATCCTCCCGCCCGCCTGGCCGGCGATCTGGGCCCGGGCGACCGCGCTCGCCCCCGCCGCCGCCGGCGCGCTCGGCGCCGCCGCCGCCGCGGGCCTGCTCCCGGGGCCGCTGCCCGGCGGTCGCGGGCTGCGGGCGATGCTCGCCGCGGGCGGCCTCGCCGGCCTCGTGCCGCTCGCGCGCGCGGCCGAGGGCCAGGCCGGCACCGCCGCCGCGGCGCTGCTCCTCGCGCTCGCCGCGGACGCCGCCCGCCGCCGCGGCGACCGCTGA
- a CDS encoding heterodisulfide reductase-related iron-sulfur binding cluster, translating to MSTPTQGKTVSFKPTPGLSYDPTDERYWDRAALDGEVLRAFEICNGCRMCFKYCDSFPKLFSFVDDRHDGDVTRVTEAETREVMDACFQCKLCEVQCPYTPRDGHEFQLDFPKLVHRYRGVHRRGKAPTLRQRVLNDPDAAGRLARLSLGMANVANRARPLRVLMEKVVGVHRDKLLPEFAAEPFDAWAEKHGHVQAEPGGEAVLFQTCFVQHNEPELGKDALYVLKRNGVDVRVVKGLLCCGMPAWETGDLESLRRWAHRDLELLLPYVERGAKVLVVNPTCSMMMRREWPHLLEGEDRARAEKLAPAVMDVSEFLWSIRNEPRFDASFASAPPGGKVAYHAPCHLRAQGIGFKGRDLLRKIPGVTVASTVMECCGHDGTFAMTVEGFEPSQRVGRKAFDGMKAAEAEVWATDCPLAAVQFQQHAGKKPLHPITLLARAYRGEGFGPGRDGGER from the coding sequence ATGAGCACCCCGACGCAGGGAAAGACCGTCTCCTTCAAGCCCACCCCGGGCCTCTCCTACGATCCCACCGACGAGCGGTACTGGGACCGCGCCGCGCTCGACGGCGAGGTGCTGCGGGCGTTCGAGATCTGCAACGGCTGCCGCATGTGCTTCAAGTACTGCGACAGCTTCCCGAAGCTGTTCTCCTTCGTGGACGACCGGCACGACGGCGACGTCACCCGGGTCACCGAGGCCGAGACCCGCGAGGTGATGGACGCCTGCTTCCAGTGCAAGCTGTGCGAGGTGCAGTGCCCGTACACCCCGCGTGACGGGCACGAGTTCCAGCTCGACTTCCCGAAGCTGGTCCACCGCTACCGCGGCGTGCACCGCCGCGGGAAGGCGCCCACGCTGCGCCAGCGCGTGCTGAACGACCCGGACGCCGCCGGCAGGCTGGCGCGCCTCTCGCTCGGGATGGCGAACGTGGCGAACCGCGCCCGCCCGCTCCGCGTGCTCATGGAGAAGGTGGTCGGCGTGCACCGCGACAAGCTCCTGCCGGAGTTCGCCGCCGAGCCGTTCGACGCCTGGGCGGAGAAGCACGGGCACGTGCAGGCCGAGCCGGGCGGCGAGGCGGTGCTGTTCCAGACCTGCTTCGTGCAGCACAACGAGCCGGAGCTGGGGAAGGACGCGCTCTACGTGCTGAAGCGCAACGGCGTGGACGTGCGGGTCGTGAAGGGCCTCCTGTGCTGCGGGATGCCGGCCTGGGAGACGGGCGACCTGGAGTCGCTCCGCCGCTGGGCGCACCGCGACCTCGAGCTGCTCCTGCCGTACGTGGAGCGGGGCGCGAAGGTGCTGGTCGTGAACCCCACCTGCTCGATGATGATGCGCCGCGAGTGGCCGCACCTGCTCGAGGGCGAGGACCGGGCCCGCGCCGAGAAGCTCGCGCCGGCGGTGATGGACGTCTCGGAGTTCCTCTGGTCGATCCGCAACGAGCCGCGCTTCGACGCGAGCTTCGCGTCGGCGCCGCCCGGCGGCAAGGTCGCGTACCACGCGCCCTGCCACCTGCGCGCGCAGGGGATCGGCTTCAAGGGGCGCGACCTGCTGCGGAAGATCCCGGGCGTCACGGTCGCGTCCACGGTGATGGAGTGCTGCGGGCACGACGGCACCTTCGCCATGACGGTGGAGGGCTTCGAGCCGTCGCAGCGGGTGGGCAGGAAGGCGTTCGACGGGATGAAGGCGGCCGAGGCCGAGGTGTGGGCCACCGACTGCCCGCTCGCGGCCGTGCAGTTCCAGCAGCACGCGGGCAAGAAGCCGCTGCACCCGATCACCCTGCTGGCGCGGGCGTACCGCGGCGAGGGGTTCGGGCCGGGGCGCGACGGAGGCGAGCGATGA
- a CDS encoding rubrerythrin family protein: MAQLKGSKTEQNLKDAFAGESQANRRYLYFAKIADVEGYPEVAANFRDTAEGETGHAHGHMDFLKPVGDPATGLPIGDSVANLKAAIAGETHEYTDMYPGMAKTAREEGFAEVADWFETLAKAEKSHAGRFDKMLKTIA, translated from the coding sequence ATGGCCCAGCTGAAGGGAAGCAAGACCGAGCAGAACCTCAAGGACGCGTTCGCGGGTGAGTCGCAGGCCAACCGCCGCTACCTGTACTTCGCGAAGATCGCCGACGTGGAGGGCTACCCGGAGGTCGCCGCGAACTTCCGCGACACCGCCGAGGGCGAGACCGGCCACGCGCACGGCCACATGGACTTCCTGAAGCCGGTCGGCGATCCCGCCACCGGCCTCCCGATCGGCGACAGCGTGGCGAACCTCAAGGCCGCCATCGCCGGCGAGACCCACGAGTACACCGACATGTACCCGGGCATGGCGAAGACGGCGCGCGAGGAGGGCTTCGCGGAGGTCGCCGACTGGTTCGAGACGCTGGCGAAGGCGGAGAAGTCGCACGCCGGCCGCTTCGACAAGATGCTGAAGACGATCGCCTAG
- a CDS encoding DUF3501 family protein, which yields MRKVRREEILDPSTYERSREEVRAAVLQAKARRRVHVGGVLTFLFENTATIRYQIQEMVRAERITRDEDVRHELDTYNELLGGPGELGVSLLIEIAEPEERDRRLREWLQLPEHLYLLLPSGEKVRAAYDPRQVGTDRLSSVQYLKFDVRGEAPVAIGCDLPAFTVETRLDEAQREALAADLKAGG from the coding sequence ATGAGGAAGGTCCGGCGCGAGGAGATCCTCGACCCGTCCACCTACGAGCGGTCGCGCGAGGAGGTCCGCGCCGCGGTGCTGCAGGCGAAGGCCCGGCGCCGCGTGCACGTGGGCGGCGTGCTCACGTTCCTGTTCGAGAACACGGCCACCATCCGCTACCAGATCCAGGAGATGGTGCGCGCGGAGCGGATCACGCGCGACGAGGACGTCCGGCACGAGCTCGACACCTACAACGAGCTGCTGGGCGGGCCCGGCGAGCTGGGCGTGTCGCTGCTCATCGAGATCGCCGAGCCGGAGGAGCGCGACCGGCGGCTGCGCGAGTGGCTGCAGCTCCCGGAGCACCTCTACCTGCTGCTCCCCTCCGGCGAGAAGGTGCGCGCCGCCTACGACCCGCGGCAGGTCGGCACCGACCGGCTCTCCTCCGTCCAGTACCTGAAGTTCGACGTGCGGGGCGAGGCGCCGGTCGCGATCGGGTGCGACCTGCCGGCCTTCACCGTGGAGACCCGCCTCGACGAGGCGCAGCGCGAGGCGCTCGCGGCCGACCTGAAGGCCGGCGGCTAG